A single Pseudomonas putida DNA region contains:
- a CDS encoding cytochrome c, with protein MKNLLIATLLLGATAAAQADDALVKKGEYLARAGDCVACHTAKGGKPFAGGLPMQTPIGTVYSTNITPHASGIGQYSFADFDQAVRKGIARDGSTLYPAMPYPSYARVSDDDMQALYAYFMQGVEPVAQPNKPTDIPWPLSMRWPLSIWRGLFAPEVQAWQAPAGADPVVSRGAYLVEGLGHCGACHTPRALTMQEKALSPADGQQFLAGSAPLEGWIAKNLRGDYKDGLGSWSEAQLVQFLKTGRSDRSAVFGGMSDVVEHSMQHMSDADLTAIARYLKTLPPSDPNDRPHVYDKQVADALWQGDDSKPGASVYIDNCAACHRTDGHGYTRVFPALAGNPVVQTADATSLIHVVLAGGTVPATHAAPSNFTMPAFAWRLSDQEVADVVNFIRTSWGNQGSAVSASDVKTLR; from the coding sequence ATGAAGAACCTGTTGATCGCAACCCTGCTGCTGGGCGCCACCGCAGCCGCCCAGGCCGACGACGCCCTGGTGAAGAAAGGCGAATACCTGGCCCGCGCGGGTGACTGCGTGGCCTGCCATACCGCCAAGGGCGGCAAACCCTTTGCCGGTGGGCTGCCGATGCAGACCCCGATCGGCACGGTGTACTCCACCAACATCACCCCGCACGCCAGCGGCATCGGCCAGTACAGCTTCGCCGACTTCGACCAGGCCGTACGCAAAGGCATCGCCAGGGACGGCAGCACCTTGTACCCGGCCATGCCGTACCCATCCTATGCGCGGGTCAGCGACGACGACATGCAGGCGCTGTATGCGTACTTCATGCAAGGCGTCGAGCCGGTGGCGCAGCCCAACAAGCCGACCGATATCCCCTGGCCGTTGAGCATGCGCTGGCCGCTGTCGATCTGGCGCGGGCTGTTCGCCCCCGAGGTGCAAGCCTGGCAGGCGCCAGCCGGTGCAGACCCGGTGGTCAGCCGTGGCGCCTACCTGGTCGAAGGCCTGGGCCACTGTGGCGCCTGCCACACCCCGCGCGCCCTGACCATGCAGGAAAAGGCCCTGAGCCCGGCAGATGGCCAGCAGTTCCTGGCTGGCAGTGCGCCGCTGGAAGGCTGGATCGCCAAGAACCTGCGTGGCGACTACAAGGACGGCCTGGGCAGCTGGAGCGAGGCACAACTGGTGCAGTTTCTCAAGACCGGGCGCAGTGACCGCAGTGCAGTGTTCGGCGGCATGAGCGATGTGGTGGAGCACAGCATGCAGCACATGAGCGACGCCGACCTGACCGCCATCGCCCGTTACCTGAAGACCCTGCCGCCGAGCGATCCTAACGACAGGCCGCATGTCTACGACAAGCAGGTAGCCGATGCCTTGTGGCAAGGCGACGACAGCAAGCCGGGGGCGTCGGTGTACATCGACAACTGCGCGGCCTGCCACCGCACCGATGGCCATGGCTACACCCGGGTGTTCCCGGCACTGGCGGGCAACCCGGTGGTGCAGACGGCGGATGCCACCTCGCTGATCCATGTGGTGTTGGCGGGCGGCACGGTGCCGGCGACCCATGCGGCACCGTCGAACTTCACCATGCCGGCGTTCGCCTGGCGCTTGAGCGACCAGGAAGTGGCGGATGTGGTCAATTTCATTCGCACCAGCTGGGGTAACCAGGGCAGTGCGGTGAGCGCCAGTGATGTGAAAACACTCCGGTAA
- a CDS encoding LacI family DNA-binding transcriptional regulator, whose protein sequence is MTDSPPYARERVTISEVARVAGVSKATVSRYIGGDRQLLAEATAKRLEEVIERLGYRPNQMARGLKRGQTRLIGMLVADILNPYSVAVMHGVETACRQHGYSLVVCNTNRDDEQERHHLTALQSYNVEGLIVNTLGRHPGELLNLQRDIPMVLVDRQLPELKVDLVGLDNADAIEQALDHLQARGYRDILAVTEPLDGTSSRLERVQAFTASISNRNGMRQQLLEVDAGLQAKLGAFLASKGHGPQAIFTFNGVATLAVTRVLHDSGCRLFSDVGLIALDELDWYPLVGSGITALAQPTERIGVAAFECLLERLRGSNDAPRRIDFKATLITRGSTQAHP, encoded by the coding sequence ATGACCGATTCACCCCCCTATGCCCGCGAGCGGGTGACCATCAGCGAAGTGGCGCGTGTGGCCGGTGTGTCCAAGGCCACGGTCTCGCGCTACATCGGCGGCGATCGCCAGCTGCTGGCCGAAGCCACCGCCAAGCGCCTGGAAGAGGTCATCGAGCGCCTGGGCTACCGGCCCAACCAGATGGCCCGCGGCCTCAAGCGTGGCCAGACGCGTCTGATCGGCATGCTCGTGGCCGACATTCTCAACCCCTATTCAGTGGCCGTGATGCATGGCGTGGAAACCGCCTGCCGCCAGCACGGCTACAGCCTGGTGGTATGCAACACCAACCGTGACGACGAACAGGAGCGCCACCACCTGACGGCCCTGCAGTCCTACAACGTCGAAGGGCTGATCGTGAACACCCTCGGCCGCCACCCCGGCGAACTGCTTAACCTGCAGCGCGACATCCCCATGGTGCTGGTCGACCGGCAACTGCCAGAGCTCAAGGTCGACCTGGTTGGCCTGGACAACGCCGATGCCATCGAGCAGGCACTGGACCACCTGCAGGCGCGGGGCTACCGCGACATCCTTGCGGTCACCGAACCGCTGGATGGCACCAGTTCGCGGCTTGAGCGGGTGCAGGCCTTTACCGCATCGATCAGCAACCGCAACGGCATGCGCCAGCAGTTGCTGGAAGTCGACGCCGGTTTGCAGGCCAAGCTGGGTGCCTTCCTAGCCAGCAAGGGCCACGGCCCGCAGGCGATCTTCACCTTCAACGGCGTAGCCACCCTGGCGGTTACCCGTGTGCTGCACGATTCGGGCTGCAGGCTGTTCAGCGACGTGGGCCTGATCGCCCTCGACGAACTGGACTGGTACCCCTTGGTCGGCAGCGGTATCACCGCACTGGCCCAGCCCACCGAGCGCATTGGCGTGGCAGCCTTCGAGTGCCTGCTCGAACGCTTGCGCGGCAGCAACGACGCGCCTCGACGCATCGATTTCAAGGCAACACTGATCACCCGAGGTTCTACCCAAGCTCACCCATGA
- a CDS encoding sugar phosphate isomerase/epimerase family protein produces the protein MHANPVSISLSSYGASLVRQRGQLSFVELLAAAGVSRIELREELFDEAPDTTALSAAIAASGLECLYSSPLELWTAQGQPDPRLPAKLALARALGAVALKVSLGHYHEQCDVGALQALLHEGDPVLLVENDQTPQGGRIEPLLRFFQHAQGWPLPLGMTFDIGNWQWQGESALQAARQLGRWVRYVHCKAVQQSADGRLHAVPPKAADLLAWEALFDEFSPGLVRAVEYPLVSDDLLALTRAQVHNLARLGLGLSEEVSHA, from the coding sequence ATGCACGCGAACCCCGTTTCCATCAGCCTCTCCAGCTACGGCGCCAGCCTTGTGCGGCAACGTGGCCAGTTGAGTTTTGTCGAACTGCTGGCGGCTGCCGGCGTCAGCCGGATCGAACTGCGCGAAGAGTTGTTCGACGAAGCGCCGGACACTACAGCGCTCTCGGCAGCGATCGCAGCGTCAGGGCTGGAGTGCCTGTATTCCTCGCCGCTCGAACTGTGGACGGCACAAGGCCAGCCGGACCCACGCCTGCCCGCAAAGCTGGCACTGGCGAGGGCATTGGGCGCCGTGGCGCTCAAGGTTTCACTTGGGCATTACCATGAGCAATGCGATGTAGGTGCCCTGCAGGCGCTGCTGCACGAGGGTGACCCTGTGTTGCTGGTGGAGAATGACCAGACCCCACAAGGCGGGCGCATCGAACCGCTGCTGCGTTTCTTCCAGCATGCGCAGGGCTGGCCCCTGCCGCTGGGCATGACCTTCGATATCGGCAACTGGCAATGGCAGGGTGAGTCCGCGTTGCAGGCCGCTCGCCAGCTTGGCCGCTGGGTGCGCTACGTGCACTGCAAGGCCGTGCAGCAAAGCGCAGATGGCCGCCTGCACGCGGTGCCGCCGAAGGCTGCCGACCTGCTGGCCTGGGAGGCGCTGTTCGACGAATTCAGCCCGGGCCTGGTGCGTGCGGTCGAGTACCCGTTGGTCAGCGATGACCTGTTGGCGCTGACCCGCGCCCAGGTACACAACCTGGCCAGGCTGGGCTTGGGCTTGAGCGAGGAGGTGAGCCATGCCTGA
- a CDS encoding sugar kinase, which translates to MPEHDVLCFGETMAMFVAEQAGDLAGVGAFTKRIAGADSNVAIGLARLGFAVRWLSRVGDDSLGRFVLASLRQEGLDCSRVEVDGSRPTGFQLKGRCDDGSDPAVEYFRADSAASRLSTALLDPALLRARHLHATGIPPALSASCRALSHALIDGMRAAGRSVSFDPNLRPSLWPDRATMIREINALAVKANWVLPGLEEGRLLTGQHTPADIAAFYLDQGVEQVVIKLGDAGAYYRTSRDCGQVAPVAVAKVVDTVGAGDAFAVGVVSALLEGRPLADAVARGNWCGSRAVQSRGDMEGLPHRHELQAHELRRSA; encoded by the coding sequence ATGCCTGAACATGACGTGCTGTGCTTTGGTGAAACCATGGCCATGTTCGTCGCCGAGCAGGCGGGCGACCTTGCCGGCGTCGGCGCCTTCACCAAGCGCATTGCCGGTGCCGACAGCAACGTTGCCATCGGCCTGGCCCGGCTGGGCTTTGCCGTGCGTTGGCTGAGCCGGGTCGGCGATGATTCGTTGGGGCGTTTCGTGCTCGCCAGCCTGCGCCAGGAAGGCTTGGACTGCAGCCGCGTCGAGGTCGATGGCAGCCGGCCGACCGGCTTCCAGCTGAAGGGCCGCTGCGACGACGGCAGCGACCCGGCCGTGGAGTATTTCCGCGCCGATTCCGCCGCCAGCCGCCTTTCCACCGCGCTGCTCGACCCGGCGTTGCTGAGGGCCCGCCACCTGCATGCCACGGGCATTCCGCCGGCACTCTCGGCCAGCTGCCGGGCACTGTCCCATGCGCTGATCGACGGCATGCGTGCGGCCGGGCGCAGTGTTTCCTTCGACCCCAACCTGCGCCCGTCGCTTTGGCCCGACCGCGCGACCATGATCCGCGAAATCAACGCCCTGGCCGTGAAAGCCAACTGGGTACTGCCTGGCCTGGAAGAGGGCCGTTTGCTCACCGGCCAGCACACGCCCGCTGACATCGCTGCGTTCTACCTCGACCAGGGCGTGGAGCAGGTGGTGATCAAGCTTGGCGATGCGGGGGCCTACTACCGCACAAGCCGTGACTGCGGGCAGGTCGCCCCAGTCGCGGTGGCCAAGGTGGTGGACACCGTGGGCGCCGGCGATGCCTTCGCCGTCGGTGTGGTCAGTGCGCTGCTCGAAGGCCGCCCATTGGCCGACGCGGTGGCGCGCGGCAACTGGTGCGGCAGCCGCGCCGTGCAATCACGTGGCGACATGGAAGGCCTGCCACACCGCCATGAGCTGCAAGCGCACGAACTGCGCAGAAGTGCCTGA
- a CDS encoding MFS transporter — MQPTRLAPRRWWYIIPIVFITYSLAYLDRANYGFAAASGMADDLKITPVLSSLLGALFFLGYFFFQVPGAIYAQKRSVKKLIFVSLILWGGLATLTGMISNVYLLIGMRFLLGVVEAAVMPAMLVYLCHWFTRAERSRANTFLMLGNPVTILWMSVVSGYLIKHFDWRWMFIIEGLPAVLWAFIWWRLVDDRPAQVKWLSEPEKASLEQALAAEQQGIKPVKNYREAFRSPQVIVLSLQYFCWSIGVYGFVLWLPSILKQAANVDIVAAGWLASVPYMAAVLGMIGVSWASDRLQKRKRFVWPPLLIAAVAFYGSYALGTEHFWLSYALLVVAGACMYAPYGPFFAIVPEILPSNVAGGAMALINSMGALGSFGGSWLVGYLNGATGGPGASYLFMSGALLTAVALTAVLNTSHTSGRAKRGGPRLAMSQ; from the coding sequence ATGCAACCGACTCGCCTCGCACCACGCCGTTGGTGGTACATCATCCCGATCGTCTTCATCACTTACAGCCTGGCCTACCTGGACCGCGCCAACTACGGCTTTGCGGCTGCCTCGGGCATGGCCGACGACCTGAAGATCACGCCCGTGCTGTCCTCGCTGCTGGGGGCGCTGTTCTTCCTTGGCTATTTCTTCTTCCAGGTACCCGGCGCGATCTACGCGCAAAAACGCAGCGTGAAGAAACTGATTTTCGTCAGCCTGATCCTCTGGGGCGGCCTGGCGACCCTGACCGGGATGATCAGCAACGTCTACCTGCTGATCGGCATGCGCTTCCTGCTCGGCGTGGTGGAAGCAGCGGTGATGCCGGCCATGCTGGTGTACCTGTGCCACTGGTTCACCCGCGCCGAGCGCTCACGTGCCAATACCTTCCTGATGCTCGGCAACCCAGTGACCATCCTGTGGATGTCGGTGGTGTCGGGCTACCTGATCAAGCACTTCGACTGGCGCTGGATGTTCATCATCGAGGGCCTGCCGGCGGTGCTCTGGGCCTTCATCTGGTGGCGCCTGGTGGATGACCGGCCTGCCCAGGTGAAGTGGTTGAGCGAACCGGAAAAGGCCAGCCTTGAGCAGGCACTGGCCGCCGAGCAACAAGGCATCAAACCGGTGAAGAACTACCGCGAGGCGTTTCGTTCACCCCAGGTGATCGTGCTGTCGCTGCAGTACTTCTGCTGGAGCATCGGTGTGTATGGTTTTGTGCTGTGGCTGCCGTCGATCCTCAAGCAGGCGGCCAATGTCGATATCGTCGCGGCCGGCTGGCTGGCCTCGGTGCCGTACATGGCGGCGGTGCTGGGCATGATCGGTGTGTCCTGGGCGTCGGACCGGCTGCAGAAGCGCAAGCGTTTCGTCTGGCCACCGTTGTTGATCGCTGCCGTGGCGTTCTATGGCTCTTACGCGCTGGGTACCGAGCATTTCTGGCTGTCCTACGCGCTGCTGGTGGTTGCCGGTGCGTGCATGTATGCCCCCTATGGGCCGTTTTTCGCCATCGTGCCGGAGATCCTGCCGAGCAACGTTGCCGGCGGGGCCATGGCGCTGATCAACAGCATGGGCGCGCTGGGCTCGTTCGGTGGCTCGTGGCTGGTGGGCTACCTCAATGGCGCCACCGGCGGCCCGGGCGCCTCTTACCTGTTCATGTCGGGTGCGCTGCTGACCGCCGTCGCGCTCACCGCCGTATTGAACACTTCACACACCTCCGGCCGGGCCAAGCGCGGCGGCCCACGGCTGGCCATGAGCCAATAG
- a CDS encoding 2-hydroxyacid dehydrogenase, translated as MKKRIVLYKRLSDALLAKLQEQVEVTWVDTSAADGLARLRDALPGAHGLLGASLRLDSDLLDLAPQLEVISSVSVGVDNYDIADLTRRGVQLTNTPDVLTETTADTGFALILATARRVVELAGWVREGKWQASLGPAHFGTDVHGKTLGIVGMGRIGEALARRGAGGFGMRVLYHSSRARPEVDERYAARYCSLDTLLAEADYLCLTVPLSASTEGLIGARELALMKPEAILVNIARGRVVDETALIEALQQKRIRGAGLDVFVQEPLAADSPLLQLDNVVATPHIGSATHETREAMARCAVDNLLSALAGQRPPNLVNGR; from the coding sequence ATGAAGAAACGCATCGTCTTGTACAAACGCCTGTCCGACGCCTTGCTGGCAAAGCTGCAGGAACAGGTGGAAGTGACCTGGGTGGACACCAGCGCCGCAGACGGCCTGGCGCGCCTGCGCGATGCCTTGCCGGGGGCGCATGGCCTGTTGGGCGCCAGTTTGCGCCTGGACAGCGACCTGCTCGACCTGGCACCGCAGCTGGAGGTGATTTCCAGCGTGTCGGTGGGGGTCGACAATTACGACATCGCCGACCTGACACGGCGCGGGGTGCAGCTGACCAACACCCCTGACGTGCTCACCGAGACCACCGCCGATACCGGCTTTGCACTGATCCTGGCCACCGCGCGGCGGGTGGTCGAACTGGCCGGCTGGGTACGCGAAGGGAAGTGGCAAGCAAGCCTTGGGCCGGCGCACTTCGGCACCGATGTGCATGGCAAGACCCTGGGTATCGTCGGCATGGGGCGCATTGGTGAAGCATTGGCGCGACGCGGCGCTGGCGGCTTCGGCATGCGCGTGCTGTACCACAGCTCGCGGGCCAGGCCCGAAGTGGACGAGCGTTACGCGGCACGTTACTGCAGCTTGGATACGCTGCTGGCCGAGGCGGATTACCTGTGCCTGACGGTGCCGCTCAGTGCCAGCACCGAGGGCCTGATCGGCGCGCGCGAGCTGGCGCTGATGAAGCCCGAGGCGATCCTGGTGAACATTGCCCGTGGGCGGGTGGTGGATGAGACCGCGTTGATCGAGGCGCTGCAGCAAAAGCGGATTCGCGGGGCAGGGCTGGATGTGTTCGTGCAGGAGCCACTGGCTGCCGATTCGCCGTTGTTGCAGCTCGACAATGTGGTGGCGACGCCGCACATCGGCTCTGCGACCCATGAAACGCGGGAGGCCATGGCGCGGTGTGCGGTGGACAATCTGTTGAGTGCCTTGGCGGGCCAGCGCCCGCCGAATCTGGTCAATGGCAGGTGA
- the cprA gene encoding cationic peptide resistance protein CprA (CprA (cationic peptide resistance A) is an SDR family oxidoreductase by homology) encodes MNAPAPHINFDLHEHMLLTGATGFLGGSVTAQLIANGRSANLCFLVRADSREQGLERLRDNLRQHGVAERDCLALRAEQIICGDFLDTGWLAEATPRLMQIDRVINCAAVASFSKNPNIWPVNVEGTYAFAEVMSRSTRLKRFLHVGTAMSCGPQRESPISESWEFPAAEQQLVDYTASKAEIERRMSEQLPQLPLVVARPSIVVGHRTLGCQASASIFWVFRMGFALESFTCELDEQIDVIPVDYCAEALIGLTLKPHLGHNLYHISAGHQAACTFGEIDQAFAHANGAQPVGERYRKVDVDDLKSLAQDFEARIGPANPRLVLRALRLYSGFADLNYLFDNSRLLEEGIAMPPRFTDYLDVCVKSSSGVSIATQMQWDFK; translated from the coding sequence ATGAACGCGCCTGCCCCACATATTAACTTCGACCTTCACGAACATATGCTGCTGACCGGTGCCACCGGCTTTCTTGGTGGTTCGGTAACGGCCCAATTGATTGCCAATGGCCGCAGCGCCAACTTGTGTTTCCTGGTCCGTGCCGACAGCCGCGAGCAAGGCCTGGAGCGCCTGCGCGACAACCTGCGCCAACACGGCGTAGCCGAGCGTGACTGCCTGGCCCTGCGCGCCGAGCAGATCATTTGCGGCGACTTCCTCGATACCGGCTGGTTGGCCGAGGCCACACCGCGGCTGATGCAGATCGACCGGGTGATCAACTGCGCGGCAGTGGCCTCGTTCTCGAAGAACCCGAACATCTGGCCGGTCAATGTCGAGGGCACCTATGCCTTCGCCGAGGTAATGAGCCGCTCGACGCGTCTGAAGCGTTTCCTGCACGTGGGCACGGCGATGAGCTGCGGCCCGCAGCGCGAGTCGCCGATCAGCGAATCGTGGGAATTCCCGGCTGCCGAACAGCAGTTGGTCGACTACACCGCGTCAAAGGCCGAGATCGAACGGCGCATGAGCGAGCAGCTGCCGCAACTGCCGCTGGTGGTGGCGCGCCCGTCCATCGTGGTCGGCCACCGCACCCTCGGTTGCCAGGCCTCGGCCAGCATCTTCTGGGTGTTCCGCATGGGCTTCGCGCTGGAGAGCTTCACCTGCGAGCTGGACGAGCAGATCGACGTGATCCCGGTCGACTACTGCGCCGAAGCGCTGATCGGCCTCACGCTCAAGCCACACCTGGGGCACAACCTTTACCATATTTCCGCCGGCCACCAGGCGGCCTGCACCTTCGGTGAGATCGACCAGGCGTTCGCCCATGCCAATGGCGCGCAGCCGGTCGGCGAGCGCTACCGCAAGGTCGATGTCGATGACCTGAAAAGCCTTGCGCAGGACTTCGAGGCACGCATCGGCCCGGCCAACCCACGCCTGGTACTGCGCGCCCTGCGCCTGTACAGCGGCTTTGCCGACCTCAACTACCTATTCGACAACAGCCGCCTGCTTGAAGAAGGCATCGCCATGCCACCGCGGTTCACTGATTACCTGGATGTATGCGTGAAGTCATCCAGTGGGGTGAGTATCGCTACCCAGATGCAGTGGGATTTCAAGTAA
- a CDS encoding IS110 family transposase, whose translation MSSSVGIDVSSATLAVHIRPEGVNFSVSNDLKGFQLLVEKLGGYAVSMVLLEATGGYECNVLKALQDADFPVCRINPSRARDFAKSMGKRAKTDPIDAAVLAHLAEVMPPRPCQVMTPERALLRELLMQRDRFVQQRDDDKRRLKQARAISVCLRLEQHIAYLKGEIRALEQEIAQQAAALPDDRVKQLTQVKGIGLITAGKLMALLPELGQVDKKEIAALVGVAPFNQDSGKQSGKRSIWGGRSQVRRALYMACWVVIRHNKDFSERYNALRAQGKCAKVAVVACMRVLIVRLNAMLKTGAPWQEQVVHS comes from the coding sequence ATGTCTTCCTCTGTCGGCATCGATGTTTCCAGTGCCACACTTGCCGTTCACATCCGCCCTGAGGGTGTGAACTTCAGTGTTTCCAATGACTTGAAAGGATTTCAACTGCTCGTCGAAAAGCTTGGCGGGTATGCAGTTTCAATGGTTTTGCTCGAAGCTACCGGTGGTTACGAGTGCAATGTCCTCAAAGCGCTGCAGGATGCCGACTTTCCGGTTTGCCGGATCAATCCCAGTCGTGCCCGGGACTTTGCCAAGTCGATGGGTAAACGCGCCAAGACCGATCCCATTGACGCCGCTGTTTTGGCTCACCTGGCTGAAGTGATGCCCCCACGGCCTTGCCAGGTGATGACACCTGAGCGAGCTTTGCTGCGCGAACTGCTTATGCAGCGGGATCGCTTCGTCCAACAGCGCGACGATGACAAGCGGCGTCTGAAGCAGGCGCGGGCTATCAGTGTTTGTTTGCGGTTGGAACAACACATTGCCTATCTGAAGGGTGAAATTCGAGCGCTGGAACAGGAGATCGCACAGCAGGCAGCAGCTTTGCCTGATGATCGTGTCAAACAGCTCACGCAAGTCAAAGGAATTGGTCTGATTACTGCCGGAAAGCTGATGGCCTTGCTGCCAGAGCTGGGCCAGGTGGATAAGAAGGAAATTGCCGCCTTGGTCGGTGTTGCGCCATTCAACCAGGACAGCGGCAAGCAGTCGGGCAAGCGTTCAATCTGGGGTGGGCGCTCACAAGTCAGGCGGGCGCTCTATATGGCCTGTTGGGTGGTGATCCGGCATAACAAAGACTTCAGCGAGCGTTACAACGCGCTGCGAGCGCAGGGGAAATGCGCGAAGGTAGCAGTGGTGGCGTGCATGCGGGTATTGATAGTGCGGCTGAACGCGATGCTCAAGACTGGAGCGCCCTGGCAGGAACAGGTAGTTCACTCATAG
- a CDS encoding BCCT family transporter, whose product MRAKQGLFKGLNPIVTVGSLSIVVAFVVLCAAHGDQAAGVFKGASDAILDHLKWFYLALVSGILGVLVYIAFSRHGTLKLGRPDEKPEFSFAAWIAMLFSAGMGVGLIFWSVAEPVLHYASNPFTPGLTDQAASMAMRITLLHWGLHPWAIFTVIGLGLAYFAYREGLPLALRSILYPLIGNRIYGPIGHAVDIIGGAVTAFGVSQSLGLGVEQINMGMHQVFGTPVSLSFKLSIIAVVTVIASISLVAGVSKGMKRLSTLNMWISLGLMLVVLALGPTNYIMNLLFESAGDYAQNIIGMSFWTDAQADSAWQKSWTAFYWPWWMTWGPFVGLFIARISRGRTIRELVVGALLVPTVVTILWMAVFGGTALKDEQQVRHAYEKLPVAEQTAAGAFQGGPILEATRKETTTAMFTLLDRLGGPTLGAVLSVIICLLLAVHFVTAADAGTQVLCMLNSLGSIDPPNWIRVLWCVLEGAIAASLVIAGGLLAIQMASIVVGLPIALYMLLTGYSLVRSLRSNEQVFSAAIAPKPLASELTT is encoded by the coding sequence ATGCGTGCAAAACAAGGCCTTTTCAAAGGCCTCAACCCTATTGTGACGGTAGGGTCCCTCTCCATTGTCGTGGCGTTCGTGGTGCTTTGTGCCGCCCACGGCGACCAGGCCGCGGGGGTGTTCAAGGGCGCCTCCGACGCCATTCTCGACCACCTCAAATGGTTCTACCTGGCGCTGGTCAGCGGCATCCTCGGGGTGCTGGTGTATATCGCCTTCAGCCGCCACGGCACACTCAAGCTCGGCCGCCCGGACGAAAAACCGGAGTTCAGCTTCGCCGCCTGGATCGCCATGCTGTTCAGTGCCGGCATGGGCGTGGGGCTGATCTTCTGGTCGGTCGCCGAACCCGTCCTGCACTATGCCAGCAACCCATTCACCCCGGGCCTTACCGACCAGGCCGCGTCGATGGCCATGCGCATCACCCTGCTGCACTGGGGCCTGCACCCGTGGGCGATCTTCACCGTGATCGGCCTGGGTCTGGCCTACTTCGCCTACCGTGAAGGCCTGCCGCTGGCGCTGCGCTCGATCCTCTATCCGCTGATCGGCAACCGCATCTACGGACCCATCGGCCATGCTGTCGACATCATCGGCGGCGCCGTGACTGCGTTCGGGGTTTCGCAGTCGCTCGGGCTGGGTGTCGAGCAGATCAACATGGGCATGCACCAGGTGTTCGGCACCCCGGTCAGCCTGTCGTTCAAGCTGAGCATCATCGCCGTGGTCACGGTGATCGCCTCGATCTCGCTGGTGGCCGGGGTGTCCAAGGGCATGAAGCGCCTGTCGACCCTGAACATGTGGATTTCCCTGGGGCTGATGCTGGTGGTGCTGGCACTGGGCCCGACCAATTACATCATGAACCTGCTGTTCGAGTCGGCCGGCGATTACGCGCAGAACATCATCGGCATGAGCTTCTGGACCGATGCCCAGGCCGACAGCGCCTGGCAGAAGAGCTGGACCGCCTTCTACTGGCCGTGGTGGATGACCTGGGGGCCGTTCGTGGGCCTGTTCATCGCGCGTATTTCCCGCGGCCGGACCATTCGCGAGCTGGTAGTCGGCGCGCTGCTGGTACCGACCGTGGTGACCATCCTGTGGATGGCCGTGTTCGGCGGCACTGCACTCAAGGACGAACAGCAGGTGCGCCACGCCTACGAGAAGCTGCCGGTCGCCGAACAGACCGCTGCCGGCGCCTTCCAGGGCGGGCCGATTCTGGAAGCCACGCGCAAGGAAACCACCACGGCGATGTTCACCCTGCTTGACCGCCTCGGCGGCCCGACATTGGGCGCGGTGCTGAGCGTGATCATCTGCCTGCTGCTGGCGGTGCACTTCGTGACCGCAGCCGATGCCGGTACCCAGGTGCTGTGCATGCTCAACTCGCTGGGCAGCATCGACCCACCCAACTGGATACGCGTGCTGTGGTGCGTGCTGGAAGGCGCGATCGCAGCCAGCCTGGTGATTGCCGGTGGCTTGCTGGCAATTCAGATGGCCAGCATCGTGGTCGGCTTGCCGATTGCCCTCTACATGCTGCTGACCGGGTACAGCCTGGTGCGCAGCTTGCGCAGCAATGAGCAGGTGTTCAGCGCTGCTATCGCGCCAAAACCCTTGGCCAGCGAACTGACCACCTGA